A stretch of Vulpes vulpes isolate BD-2025 chromosome 4, VulVul3, whole genome shotgun sequence DNA encodes these proteins:
- the RARS1 gene encoding arginine--tRNA ligase, cytoplasmic isoform X1 encodes MEGLVAQCSARLLQQEKEIKSLTAEIDRLKNCGCLEASPDLEQLREENLKLKYRLKILRKSLQAERTRPTKNMININSRLQEVFGCAIKAAYPDLENPPLIVTPSQQPKFGDYQCNSAMGISQMLKTKEQKVNPREIAENITKHLPDNECVERVEIAGPGFINVHLRKDFVSQQLTNLLVNGVQLPALGENKKVVVDFSSPNIAKEMHVGHLRSTIIGESMCRLFEFAGYDVLRLNHVGDWGTQFGMLIAHLQDKFPDYLTVSPPIGDLQAFYKESKKRFDTEEEFKKRAYQCVVLLQSKNPDIIKAWKLICDVSRQEFNKIYDALDISLIERGESFYQDRMNDIVKEFEDKGFVQVDDGRKIVFVPGCSVPLTIVKSDGGYTYDTSDLAALKQRLFEEKADMIIYVVDNGQSVHFQTIFGAAQMIGWYDPKVTRVSHAGFGVVLGEDKKKFKTRSGETVRLIDLLEEGLKRSMDKLKEKERDKVLTAEELKAAQTSVAYGCIKYADLSHNRLNDYIFSFDKMLDDRGNTAAYLLYAFTRIRSIARLANINEEMLQKAAQETKIVLDHEKEWKLGRCILRFPEILQKILDDLLLHTLCDYIYELATTFTEFYDSCYCVEKDRQTGQVLKVNMWRMLLCEAVAAIMAKAFDILGIKPVQRM; translated from the exons ATGGAAGGTCTGGTGGCTCAGTGCTCCGCGAGGCTGTTGCAGCAG GAAAAAGAGATTAAGTCTCTGACTGCTGAAATAGATCGGTTAAAAAACTGTGGCTGTTTAGAAGCTTCTCCAGATTTGGAGCAGTTGcgagaagaaaatttaaaattaaagtatcgACTAAAAATCCTTCGAAAG AGTCTTCAAGCAGAAAGAACCAGACCAACTAAAAATATGATTAACATCAATAGCCGACTGCAAGAAGTCTTTGGTTGTGCCATTAAGGCTGCATATCCAGATTTGGAAAATCCTCCTCTTATAGTGACACCAAGTCAACAGCCCAAGTTTGGGGACTACCAGTGTAATAGTGCTATGGGTATCTCTCAG ATGCTCAAAACCAAGGAACAGAAAGTTAATCCAAGAGAAATTGCTGAAAACATTACCAAACACCTCCCAGACAATGAATGTGTTGAAAGAGTTGAAATTGCCGGCCCTG GTTTTATTAATGTCCACCTAAGAAAGGACTTTGTATCACAACAGTTGACCAATCTTCTGGTGAATGGTGTTCAACTACCTGCCCTTGGAGAGAATAAAAAG gTTGTAGTTGACTTCTCGTCTCCCAACATAGCTAAGGAGATGCATGTAGGCCATCTCAGATCAACTATCATAGGAGAGAGCATGTGCCGCCTCTTTGAATTTGCAGGATATGATGTGCTAAG ATTAAACCATGTAGGAGATTGGGGAACCCAATTTGGCATGCTCATCGCTCACCTGCAAGATAAATTTCCAGATTACCTAACAGTTTCACCTCCTATTGGGGATCTTCAAGCCTTTTATAAG GAATCCAAGAAGAGATTTGATACTGAGGAGGAATTTAAGAAGCGAGCATACCAGTGTGTGGTTCTGCTCCAAAGTAAAAATCCAGATATTATAAAAGCTTGGAAGCTTATCTGTGATGTTTCCCGCCAAG agtttAATAAAATCTATGACGCATTGGACATCTCTTTAATAGAGAGAGGGGAATCCTTCTATCAAGACAGGATGAATGACATTgtaaaagaatttgaagataaaG GATTTGTGCAAGTGGATGATGGCAGAAAAATTGTGTTTGTCCCAGGATGTTCTGTACCATTAACCATAGTAAAATCAGATGGAGGTTATACCTATGATACATCTGACCTGGCTGCTCTTAAACAAAGACTATTTGAGGAAAAAGCAGATATGATTATCTATGTGGTAGACAATGGACAA TCTGTGCACTTCCAGACAATATTTGGTGCTGCTCAAATGATTGGTTGGTATGACCCTAAAGTAACTCGAGTATCTCATGCCGGATTTGGTGTGGTGCTGGGAGAAGACAA GAAGAAGTTTAAAACACGTTCAGGTGAAACTGTGCGCCTCATAGACCTTCTGGAAGAAGGACTAAAACGATCCATGGAcaaattgaaggaaaaagaaagagacaag gTCTTAACTGCAGAGGAATTAAAGGCTGCTCAGACATCTGTTGCTTATGGTTGTATCAAATATGCTGATCTTTCTCATAACCGGTTGAATGACTACATCTTCTCCTTTGACAAAATGCTGGATGACAGAGGAAACACAGCTGCTTATTTGTTGTATGCCTTCACTAGAATCAG GTCTATTGCACGTCTGGCCAATATTAATGAAGAGATGCTTCAGAAAGCTGCTCAAGAGACCAAGATCGTTTTGGACCATGAGAAGGAGTGGAAACTGGGCCGGTGTATTTTACGGTTCCCTGAGATTCTCCAAAAGATTTTAGATGACTTACTTCTCCACACACTCTGTGATTATATCTATGAGCTGGCAACTACTTTCACAGAATTCTATGATAGCTGCTATTGTGTAGAGAAGGATCGACAAACTG gaCAAGTGTTGAAGGTAAACATGTGGCGTATGCTGCTTTGTGAAGCAGTAGCTGCTATTATGGCCAAGGCATTCGATATTTTGGGAATAAAACCTGTCCAAAGAATGTAA
- the RARS1 gene encoding arginine--tRNA ligase, cytoplasmic isoform X2 produces MEGLVAQCSARLLQQEKEIKSLTAEIDRLKNCGCLEASPDLEQLREENLKLKYRLKILRKSLQAERTRPTKNMININSRLQEVFGCAIKAAYPDLENPPLIVTPSQQPKFGDYQCNSAMGISQMLKTKEQKVNPREIAENITKHLPDNECVERVEIAGPGFINVHLRKDFVSQQLTNLLVNGVQLPALGENKKVVVDFSSPNIAKEMHVGHLRSTIIGESMCRLFEFAGYDVLRLNHVGDWGTQFGMLIAHLQDKFPDYLTVSPPIGDLQAFYKESKKRFDTEEEFKKRAYQCVVLLQSKNPDIIKAWKLICDVSRQEFNKIYDALDISLIERGESFYQDRMNDIVKEFEDKGFVQVDDGRKIVFVPGCSVPLTIVKSDGGYTYDTSDLAALKQRLFEEKADMIIYVVDNGQSVHFQTIFGAAQMIGWYDPKVTRVSHAGFGVVLGEDKKKFKTRSGETVRLIDLLEEGLKRSMDKLKEKERDKVLTAEELKAAQTSVAYGCIKYADLSHNRLNDYIFSFDKMLDDRGNTAAYLLYAFTRIRSIARLANINEEMLQKAAQETKIVLDHEKEWKLGRCILRFPEILQKILDDLLLHTLCDYIYELATTFTEFYDSCYCVEKDRQTDNTAVKIPGAKFLHIFVIIF; encoded by the exons ATGGAAGGTCTGGTGGCTCAGTGCTCCGCGAGGCTGTTGCAGCAG GAAAAAGAGATTAAGTCTCTGACTGCTGAAATAGATCGGTTAAAAAACTGTGGCTGTTTAGAAGCTTCTCCAGATTTGGAGCAGTTGcgagaagaaaatttaaaattaaagtatcgACTAAAAATCCTTCGAAAG AGTCTTCAAGCAGAAAGAACCAGACCAACTAAAAATATGATTAACATCAATAGCCGACTGCAAGAAGTCTTTGGTTGTGCCATTAAGGCTGCATATCCAGATTTGGAAAATCCTCCTCTTATAGTGACACCAAGTCAACAGCCCAAGTTTGGGGACTACCAGTGTAATAGTGCTATGGGTATCTCTCAG ATGCTCAAAACCAAGGAACAGAAAGTTAATCCAAGAGAAATTGCTGAAAACATTACCAAACACCTCCCAGACAATGAATGTGTTGAAAGAGTTGAAATTGCCGGCCCTG GTTTTATTAATGTCCACCTAAGAAAGGACTTTGTATCACAACAGTTGACCAATCTTCTGGTGAATGGTGTTCAACTACCTGCCCTTGGAGAGAATAAAAAG gTTGTAGTTGACTTCTCGTCTCCCAACATAGCTAAGGAGATGCATGTAGGCCATCTCAGATCAACTATCATAGGAGAGAGCATGTGCCGCCTCTTTGAATTTGCAGGATATGATGTGCTAAG ATTAAACCATGTAGGAGATTGGGGAACCCAATTTGGCATGCTCATCGCTCACCTGCAAGATAAATTTCCAGATTACCTAACAGTTTCACCTCCTATTGGGGATCTTCAAGCCTTTTATAAG GAATCCAAGAAGAGATTTGATACTGAGGAGGAATTTAAGAAGCGAGCATACCAGTGTGTGGTTCTGCTCCAAAGTAAAAATCCAGATATTATAAAAGCTTGGAAGCTTATCTGTGATGTTTCCCGCCAAG agtttAATAAAATCTATGACGCATTGGACATCTCTTTAATAGAGAGAGGGGAATCCTTCTATCAAGACAGGATGAATGACATTgtaaaagaatttgaagataaaG GATTTGTGCAAGTGGATGATGGCAGAAAAATTGTGTTTGTCCCAGGATGTTCTGTACCATTAACCATAGTAAAATCAGATGGAGGTTATACCTATGATACATCTGACCTGGCTGCTCTTAAACAAAGACTATTTGAGGAAAAAGCAGATATGATTATCTATGTGGTAGACAATGGACAA TCTGTGCACTTCCAGACAATATTTGGTGCTGCTCAAATGATTGGTTGGTATGACCCTAAAGTAACTCGAGTATCTCATGCCGGATTTGGTGTGGTGCTGGGAGAAGACAA GAAGAAGTTTAAAACACGTTCAGGTGAAACTGTGCGCCTCATAGACCTTCTGGAAGAAGGACTAAAACGATCCATGGAcaaattgaaggaaaaagaaagagacaag gTCTTAACTGCAGAGGAATTAAAGGCTGCTCAGACATCTGTTGCTTATGGTTGTATCAAATATGCTGATCTTTCTCATAACCGGTTGAATGACTACATCTTCTCCTTTGACAAAATGCTGGATGACAGAGGAAACACAGCTGCTTATTTGTTGTATGCCTTCACTAGAATCAG GTCTATTGCACGTCTGGCCAATATTAATGAAGAGATGCTTCAGAAAGCTGCTCAAGAGACCAAGATCGTTTTGGACCATGAGAAGGAGTGGAAACTGGGCCGGTGTATTTTACGGTTCCCTGAGATTCTCCAAAAGATTTTAGATGACTTACTTCTCCACACACTCTGTGATTATATCTATGAGCTGGCAACTACTTTCACAGAATTCTATGATAGCTGCTATTGTGTAGAGAAGGATCGACAAACTG ataatacTGCAGTGAAGATTCCTGGAGCTAAATTTTTGCACATATTCGTGATCATCTTCTAA